A region of Peromyscus maniculatus bairdii isolate BWxNUB_F1_BW_parent chromosome 7, HU_Pman_BW_mat_3.1, whole genome shotgun sequence DNA encodes the following proteins:
- the Eif3g gene encoding eukaryotic translation initiation factor 3 subunit G, whose product MPTGDFDSKPSWADQVEEEGEDDKCVTSELLKGIPLPTGDTSPEPELLPGDPLPPPKEVINGNIKTVTEYKIDEDGKKFKIVRTFRIETRKASKAVARRKNWKKFGNSEFDPPGPNVATTTVSDDVSMTFITSKEDLNCQEEEDPMNKLKGQKIVSCRICKGDHWTTRCPYKDTLGPMQKELAEQLGLSTGEKEKLPGELEPVQAAQNKTGKYVPPSLRDGASRRGESMQPNRRADDNATIRVTNLSEDTRETDLQELFRPFGSISRIYLAKDKTTGQSKGFAFISFHRREDAARAIAGVSGFGYDHLILNVEWAKPSTN is encoded by the exons ATGCCGACCGGCGACTTTGA CTCGAAGCCCAGCTGGGCCGACCAGGTGGAAGAGGAGGGCGAGGACG ACAAGTGCGTCACCAGCGAGCTCCTGAAGGGAATCCCTCTGCCCACCGGCGACACCAGTCCCGAGCCCGAGCTGCTGCCCGGAG ACCCACTGCCGCCTCCCAAGGAAGTCATCAACGGGAACATAAAGACGGTGACCGAGTACAAGATAGATGAGGACGGCAAGAAGTTCAAG ATTGTCAGAACCTTCAGGATTGAGACCCGGAAGGCGTCCAAGGCCGTGGCAAGGAGGAAG AACTGGAAGAAGTTTGGCAACTCGGAGTTTGACCCACCAGGGCCCAATGTGGCCACCACCACAGTCAGTGATGACGTCTCCATGACATTCATCACTAGCAAAGAG GACCTGAACTGCCAGGAGGAGGAAGACCCAATGAACAAGCTCAAGGGCCAGAAGATTGTGTCCTGCCGCATCTGCAAGGGCGACCATTGGACCACCCGCTGCCCTTACAAGGACACACTGGGGCCCATGCAGAAGGAGCTGGCTGAGCAGCTGGGCCTGTCCACCGGGGAGAAGGAGAAGCTGCCGGGAG AGCTGGAGCCTGTGCAGGCTGCCCAGAACAAGACGGGGAAGTACGTGCCCCCGAGTCTCCGGGATGGGGCCAGTCGCCGTGGGGAGTCCATGCAGCCAAACCGCAGAG CTGATGACAACGCCACCATCCGCGTCACCAACCTGTCTGAGGATACGCGGGAGACTGACCTCCAGGAACTCTTCCGGCCTTTTGGCTCCATCTCTCGCATATATTTGGCCAAGGACAAGACCACTGGCCAGTCCAAG GGTTTTGCTTTTATCAGCTTCCACCGCCGGGAGGATGCCGCTCGTGCCATTGCAGGGGTGTCTGGCTTTGGCTATGACCACCTCATCCTCAATGTTGAATGGGCCAA